The following proteins come from a genomic window of Lolium rigidum isolate FL_2022 chromosome 5, APGP_CSIRO_Lrig_0.1, whole genome shotgun sequence:
- the LOC124651044 gene encoding transcription repressor KAN1-like, with translation METSKGSDGSSAASASNDDSTVEEEGSGHQQDTLRGNSSSSSSVRSYVRSKNPRLRWTPELHHCFIRAIHRLGGQDRATPKLVLQLMNVRGLSIGHVKSHLQMYRSKKIDDSGQVIGHVPLPHVFNHRQMGAGTILPRFGTTTQPPWSSCHGPYWVHSRPFLGSKPSNSSAAEADAAFLLTRAQHVARASSTISELMIQHYPSRDDQHAMNHQHKRVKEGTVRNNDDIHAPLDLDLSLGIVTPRSKMKKEKRSGCSWVKEDAHKNVSHEEEMDEISISLSLFSPGDALRKMSSSSTVIDVSVDIKREEISMLQ, from the exons ATGGAAACAAGCAAGGGAAGCGATGGGAGCTCCGCCGCCTCGGCGAGCAACGATGAcagcaccgtggaggaggaaggcTCTGGCCATCAGCAGGACACCCTCAGGGGGAATTCTTCGTCATCTTCGTCTGTGCGCTCCTACGTCCGTTCCAAGAACCCGCGCCTCCGCTGGACGCCGGAGCTTCACCACTGCTTCATCCGCGCCATTCATAGGCTCGGCGGCCAAGACC GTGCTACTCCGAAGCTCGTTCTTCAGTTGATGAACGTTAGAGGGCTCAGCATAGGCCATGTCAAGAGCCACCTCCAG ATGTACAGGAGCAAAAAGATTGACGACTCAGGGCAAG TCATAGGCCATGTTCCCTTGCCTCATGTCTTCAATCATCGCCAGATGGGCGCCGGCACCATATTGCCAAG GTTCGGCACTACTACACAGCCTCCATGGAGCAGCTGTCATGGACCATATTGGGTCCATAGTCGCCCATTTCTTGGATCAAAACCGAGCAATTCGTCAGCAGCTGAAgcagatgcagctttccttctgaCCCGAGCACAACATGTAGCTAGAGCTTCATCTACCATTTCAGAATTGATGATTCAACACTACCCATCTCGAGATGATCAGCATGCCATGAACCACCAACATAAACGAGTGAAGGAAGGTACGGTGCGCAACAATGATGATATCCATGCTCCTCTTGATCTCGATCTCTCCCTCGGAATCGTCACACCACGTAGCAaaatgaagaaggagaagagatcaGGCTGCAGTTGGGTGAAAGAAGACGCTCATAAGAATGTTTCCCATGAAGAAGAGATGGATGAGATCAGTATATCTCTCTCCTTGTTCTCTCCTGGGGATGCTCTTCGGAAGATGAGTAGTAGCAGTACAGTAATAGATGTCAGTGTGGATATTAAGAGAGAGGAAATCAGCATGCTACAATGA